One window of the Sciurus carolinensis chromosome 8, mSciCar1.2, whole genome shotgun sequence genome contains the following:
- the Znf425 gene encoding zinc finger protein 425 isoform X1 has translation MAQLSSVTMNFADVALYFSEQEWEILEEWQKKMYQQVMKANYETLDFLGCASSKPELIIWMEQGRTLLISDQKCCNKTRTVSPSADELLDSKKTDNQGTLRTKEQESHLNGLQNQDLCATLSERATLQSPSLQEKEFPNKMLEVPESNHDKKDPRHKPLNVPLDMEIPPGPRLYSCFVCGKAFQIKNALVKHIGRHSRNAKRTSQSPEYKNKSRGKSELAWTRMFGCKQRFQCSECEKSFHLRCSLISHQLVHSGQRPFACPECGKTFRYKANLKKHLCLHKGERPFRCGDCGQGFVQQCQLTEHRRLHSGEGPFPCPQCGRGFRLRRSLQAHLCQHGGQKPFGCLECGRAFARKAALQAHQRTHGGEKPFSCEACGRKFVHKTKLAEHVRVHTGEKPFSCPECKKSFRLKRSLKAHGLQHRGQKPFQCPECGRSFFWRNAMRAHQRLHSEEKPFSCAECGKRFTRPSKLARHAGVHARQREFTCGQCRKTFPLRSRLTQHLKSHSAEKPFSCADCGRGFRRRSHLSEHARVHGGQEPFQCPECDKCFFWKASMRFHQRIHRDERPYACSQCSKTYAQQSQLTEHLRVHSGEKPYQCPQCDRSFRLKGNLKSHLLQHSGTKPFSCMKCGKSFTQQYRLTEHTRVHSGEKPFQCPECDKSYCIRGSLKVHLHTHRREKPFRCPQCGQGFLQRRSLKTHLHHHNQERPFSCEECGRSFTYMGALNTHIAMHAREKPPIL, from the exons TCAGAAGTGTTGCAACAAAACAAGGACAGTTAGCCCTTCTGCTGATGAACTGTTGGACTCGAAGAAAACAG aTAACCAGGGGACTCTCAGGACAAAAGAGCAAGAAAGCCATTTAAATGGTCTTCAGAATCAGGACCTGTGTGCTACCTTATCAGAAAGGGCCACCTTACAATCTCCAAGCCTCcaagaaaaagaatttccaaataaaatgctCGAAGTCCCAGAGTCTAATCATGACAAGAAAGATCCAAGGCATAAGCCTCTGAATGTCCCACTAGACATGGAAATTCCTCCAGGGCCAAGATTGTATTCCTGCTTTGTCTGCGGGAAAGCCTTCCAGATAAAGAACGCCTTGGTAAAGCACATTGGTAGGCACTCCAGGAACGCTAAAAGAACCTCTCAAAGTCCAGAATACAAAAACAAATCCAGAGGGAAATCGGAACTGGCGTGGACCCGGATGTTCGGCTGTAAGCAGCGGTTCCAGTGCAGTGAGTGCGAGAAGAGCTTCCACCTGAGGTGCAGCCTCATCAGTCACCAGCTGGTCCACAGTGGGCAGCGGCCCTTCGCGTGCCCCGAGTGTGGCAAGACCTTCCGCTACAAGGCCAACTTGAAGAAGCACCTGTGTTTGCACAAAGGTGAGCGGCCCTTTCGCTGTGGGGACTGCGGCCAGGGCTTCGTCCAGCAGTGCCAGCTCACGGAGCACCGCCGGCTGCACAGTGGGGAGGGGCCTTTCCCGTGTCCCCAGTGCGGCCGGGGCTTCCGCCTGCGGAGAAGCCTGCAGGCGCACCTTTGCCAGCACGGCGGCCAGAAGCCCTTCGGCTGCCTCGAGTGCGGCAGGGCCTTTGCCCGGAAGGCCGCCCTGCAGGCCCACCAGAGGACGCACGGCGGGGAGAAGCCGTTCTCCTGCGAGGCCTGCGGGAGGAAGTTCGTGCACAAGACCAAGCTCGCCGAGCACGTGCGGGTCCACACGGGCGAGAAGCCCTTCTCGTGCCCCGAGTGCAAGAAGAGCTTCCGCCTGAAGAGGAGCCTGAAAGCCCACGGACTCCAGCACCGGGGGCAGAAGCCCTTCCAGTGTCCCGAGTGCGGCCGGAGCTTCTTCTGGAGGAACGCCATGAGGGCCCACCAGCGCCTGCACAGCGAGGAGAAGCCCTTCTCCTGCGCCGAGTGCGGCAAGAGGTTCACCCGGCCCTCCAAGCTGGCGCGCCACGCGGGGGTGCACGCCAGGCAGCGGGAGTTCACCTGCGGCCAGTGCAGGAAGACCTTCCCGCTGCGCTCCAGGCTCACGCAGCACCTCAAGAGCCACAGCGCCGAGAAGCCGTTCTCCTGCGCGGACTGTGGCCGCGGCTTCCGCCGCCGCTCGCACCTCAGCGAGCACGCCAGGGTTCACGGTGGACAGGAGCCCTTCCAGTGTCCTGAGTGCGACAAGTGCTTCTTCTGGAAGGCCTCCATGCGGTTCCACCAGCGCATACACAGGGACGAGCGGCCCTACGCCTGCAGCCAGTGCAGCAAGACCTACGCTCAGCAGTCCCAGCTCACGGAACACCTGCGGGTCCACAGCGGGGAGAAGCCCTACCAGTGTCCCCAGTGTGACCGGAGTTTCCGTCTGAAAGGAAATTTGAAGAGCCACCTTCTCCAGCACAGTGGCACGAAGCCATTCTCGTGCATGAAGTGTGGCAAAAGCTTCACACAGCAGTACCGGCTCACGgaacacacacgtgtgcacagcGGGGAGAAGCCCTTCCAGTGTCCCGAGTGTGACAAGAGCTACTGCATCCGGGGAAGTTTGAAGGTCCATCTGCACACGCACAGGAGAGAGAAGCCCTTCCGGTGTCCCCAGTGTGGCCAGGGCTTCCTCCAGAGGAGAAGTTTGAAGACCCATCTGCATCATCACAACCAAGAAAGGCCCTTTTCTTGTGAGGAGTGTGGAAGGAGCTTCACGTACATGGGGGCACTCAACACCCACATTGCCATGCACGCCAGGGAAAAGCCCCCCATTCTCTAG
- the Znf425 gene encoding zinc finger protein 425 isoform X2, whose translation MNFADVALYFSEQEWEILEEWQKKMYQQVMKANYETLDFLGCASSKPELIIWMEQGRTLLISDQKCCNKTRTVSPSADELLDSKKTDNQGTLRTKEQESHLNGLQNQDLCATLSERATLQSPSLQEKEFPNKMLEVPESNHDKKDPRHKPLNVPLDMEIPPGPRLYSCFVCGKAFQIKNALVKHIGRHSRNAKRTSQSPEYKNKSRGKSELAWTRMFGCKQRFQCSECEKSFHLRCSLISHQLVHSGQRPFACPECGKTFRYKANLKKHLCLHKGERPFRCGDCGQGFVQQCQLTEHRRLHSGEGPFPCPQCGRGFRLRRSLQAHLCQHGGQKPFGCLECGRAFARKAALQAHQRTHGGEKPFSCEACGRKFVHKTKLAEHVRVHTGEKPFSCPECKKSFRLKRSLKAHGLQHRGQKPFQCPECGRSFFWRNAMRAHQRLHSEEKPFSCAECGKRFTRPSKLARHAGVHARQREFTCGQCRKTFPLRSRLTQHLKSHSAEKPFSCADCGRGFRRRSHLSEHARVHGGQEPFQCPECDKCFFWKASMRFHQRIHRDERPYACSQCSKTYAQQSQLTEHLRVHSGEKPYQCPQCDRSFRLKGNLKSHLLQHSGTKPFSCMKCGKSFTQQYRLTEHTRVHSGEKPFQCPECDKSYCIRGSLKVHLHTHRREKPFRCPQCGQGFLQRRSLKTHLHHHNQERPFSCEECGRSFTYMGALNTHIAMHAREKPPIL comes from the exons TCAGAAGTGTTGCAACAAAACAAGGACAGTTAGCCCTTCTGCTGATGAACTGTTGGACTCGAAGAAAACAG aTAACCAGGGGACTCTCAGGACAAAAGAGCAAGAAAGCCATTTAAATGGTCTTCAGAATCAGGACCTGTGTGCTACCTTATCAGAAAGGGCCACCTTACAATCTCCAAGCCTCcaagaaaaagaatttccaaataaaatgctCGAAGTCCCAGAGTCTAATCATGACAAGAAAGATCCAAGGCATAAGCCTCTGAATGTCCCACTAGACATGGAAATTCCTCCAGGGCCAAGATTGTATTCCTGCTTTGTCTGCGGGAAAGCCTTCCAGATAAAGAACGCCTTGGTAAAGCACATTGGTAGGCACTCCAGGAACGCTAAAAGAACCTCTCAAAGTCCAGAATACAAAAACAAATCCAGAGGGAAATCGGAACTGGCGTGGACCCGGATGTTCGGCTGTAAGCAGCGGTTCCAGTGCAGTGAGTGCGAGAAGAGCTTCCACCTGAGGTGCAGCCTCATCAGTCACCAGCTGGTCCACAGTGGGCAGCGGCCCTTCGCGTGCCCCGAGTGTGGCAAGACCTTCCGCTACAAGGCCAACTTGAAGAAGCACCTGTGTTTGCACAAAGGTGAGCGGCCCTTTCGCTGTGGGGACTGCGGCCAGGGCTTCGTCCAGCAGTGCCAGCTCACGGAGCACCGCCGGCTGCACAGTGGGGAGGGGCCTTTCCCGTGTCCCCAGTGCGGCCGGGGCTTCCGCCTGCGGAGAAGCCTGCAGGCGCACCTTTGCCAGCACGGCGGCCAGAAGCCCTTCGGCTGCCTCGAGTGCGGCAGGGCCTTTGCCCGGAAGGCCGCCCTGCAGGCCCACCAGAGGACGCACGGCGGGGAGAAGCCGTTCTCCTGCGAGGCCTGCGGGAGGAAGTTCGTGCACAAGACCAAGCTCGCCGAGCACGTGCGGGTCCACACGGGCGAGAAGCCCTTCTCGTGCCCCGAGTGCAAGAAGAGCTTCCGCCTGAAGAGGAGCCTGAAAGCCCACGGACTCCAGCACCGGGGGCAGAAGCCCTTCCAGTGTCCCGAGTGCGGCCGGAGCTTCTTCTGGAGGAACGCCATGAGGGCCCACCAGCGCCTGCACAGCGAGGAGAAGCCCTTCTCCTGCGCCGAGTGCGGCAAGAGGTTCACCCGGCCCTCCAAGCTGGCGCGCCACGCGGGGGTGCACGCCAGGCAGCGGGAGTTCACCTGCGGCCAGTGCAGGAAGACCTTCCCGCTGCGCTCCAGGCTCACGCAGCACCTCAAGAGCCACAGCGCCGAGAAGCCGTTCTCCTGCGCGGACTGTGGCCGCGGCTTCCGCCGCCGCTCGCACCTCAGCGAGCACGCCAGGGTTCACGGTGGACAGGAGCCCTTCCAGTGTCCTGAGTGCGACAAGTGCTTCTTCTGGAAGGCCTCCATGCGGTTCCACCAGCGCATACACAGGGACGAGCGGCCCTACGCCTGCAGCCAGTGCAGCAAGACCTACGCTCAGCAGTCCCAGCTCACGGAACACCTGCGGGTCCACAGCGGGGAGAAGCCCTACCAGTGTCCCCAGTGTGACCGGAGTTTCCGTCTGAAAGGAAATTTGAAGAGCCACCTTCTCCAGCACAGTGGCACGAAGCCATTCTCGTGCATGAAGTGTGGCAAAAGCTTCACACAGCAGTACCGGCTCACGgaacacacacgtgtgcacagcGGGGAGAAGCCCTTCCAGTGTCCCGAGTGTGACAAGAGCTACTGCATCCGGGGAAGTTTGAAGGTCCATCTGCACACGCACAGGAGAGAGAAGCCCTTCCGGTGTCCCCAGTGTGGCCAGGGCTTCCTCCAGAGGAGAAGTTTGAAGACCCATCTGCATCATCACAACCAAGAAAGGCCCTTTTCTTGTGAGGAGTGTGGAAGGAGCTTCACGTACATGGGGGCACTCAACACCCACATTGCCATGCACGCCAGGGAAAAGCCCCCCATTCTCTAG